gggaccgggacgaatgcggaagctgcgggggtcaacaccagcgccaacgctgcaagtttaaggacgcgacatgtcggcggtgtgggaagaaagggcacctagctcaagtttgtcgagcggcccaaccttcccgccgaaaattcaaatcggccaatcagagcgcggaatcggcaaggcggcccgcgattggctcaaacaaaaaaggcgcggattcaaaccaaacgactgtcgtCATAGGCCGCGCCTTGACCCGAGTGGAGaaaaagatcttcaccaaaccaaaaatagagggagtacggtgccggctcgaagtagacacgggatcagcgatcaccatcatgtcctgggacactttggcgaagtcactgccgtcagtcgcgaagcgccacctgcaagcacaacggctacgagtccacgactaccaagggaatcgcatccctgttcgagggaccacctccgtccgagtcgagtacggaccacacaagaagaccctgcccatcacgatcgtcgaagggactctgcccagtctgttgggactagactggtttcgtgccctgggcatgggagtgactggcatctacagaagtgactgtaacctgaaagacattctctttaacgagttcgaagatgtcttcaaggactgcctgggcaagtacaaggggacccctatttccttcaacttagacccccaggtagcccccattaggcttaaggcgaggagagtcccttttgccctaaaaccaaaaatcgataaggagctagataagctcataaatcaggggattttggtgccagtcgatcacgcaaagtgggaggcgtaatcgtcaccccaataaaaccggacgggtcaattagaatttgcgctgactacaaggcgacgcttaacaaagccttacagaaaagcgcttacccggttcccgtggtgcaacacttattgcactctttggggcaagggcaagtctttgcaaagttagacttggcccaagcctaccaacaactgcccgtagacgcccgcacagccgaagcccaaacgattgtaacgcacaggggggccttcaagtgcacccgattgcaatttggggtgagtgtggcaccagggctgttccaaaacttaatggaacgactcctgcaggggctcccaggggtagttccctacttcgatgatgtcctgatttcaggggaaaacatggaggaattgggggagcgtttaagaaaggttttgggcattttccggacagccggattaaaagtcaaggcaaacaaatgccagataggggtcgaatccgtcgaattcttgggctacctgatagacaagaaaggaattcaccctactgagagcaaggtcaaggcaattaggaaggctccagcgcccaaaaacaaagcagagctgcaggcattcctggggttagtgaatttttacgcggtctttttaaagaacaaagcgaccgttgctgaaccgctgcataggcttttagggaaaaatactgtttggtcttggggaaagtcggaacatagggctttcgaagcagtaaagaacctgctctcaagtgacagcctgctcatccaatatcacaactcattgcccctaatgctggtttgcgatgcctccccttatggagtgggggctgtactcagccatagacttccaaacggcacagaagctcctatagctttttactctagaacgatgtccgccccagagaggaactacagccaattagataaagaaacactagccattgtgtcaggggtaaaaaaaattccacgaatatgtttttgggcgggattttgaaatcgtgactgaccacagaccgctaatagggatactggctggcgaccgcccaacgcctgtggcactttcgccacgcttgacccgatggactatttttctagccgcttattcgtacaagctgcagcatcgaccaggaaaagaagtggggcatgcagacgcgttaagcagatgcccactaccaggggctgtcgaagaccctacgccggggacgcccatcctgcttattgactctttggactctggcccagtcacatctaaggaagtggctcgggcatcataccgggacattatgttaaggactgtactcggttgggtacaaagagggtggcccgctgcgccgggcgaacgttttaaggaatttgttaaaaaacgggatgagctctcggctcaaggggggtgcctattgtggggtgatcgtgtggtaattcccgataaactaaggggaaaggtactggacctcctccacgagggccacccagggatcgtccggatgaaggggcttgcgagaagctatgtgtggtggccactcatggattcagagattgctgagagggtggggaaatgccaggcttgccaagagtccagacccctacccccaacagcccctgtcagggaatgggaaaaaccccaagggccctggtcaagaatccacattgattttgctggccctttccatggccaaactttcttagtggttgtcgacgcattctctaaatggttggagatcatactcatgaaatccaccacggccgaggcagtaatcgcaaccctacgccacttattcgcaacccacgggttgccggacactctggtgtccgacaacgggccgcaattcacggcagcccaattcgaagaatacttggcagaggagggcatccgacatgccctctctgcgcctttccaccctgcgtcgaatggccttgcagagcgttccgtccggagcgctaaggaggcattgtccaggcttaagccaggtgactggcaaacaaaaatagacttctttctggccgttcagcacagaaccccaagcactgctacaggcagaagcccagccgaattactgatgggacggaaactccggtgcccacttgaccgcttgagtccccattacacaccagagggttacaagggggaaatagacaaaacaagggaatttgacataggcgaccgagtgtgggcccgcaactacagggacggcccgagttggtttGCAGGGCAGATAATAAaaacaaccggcccaaagtcgtacttggtcgaattacaagacaaccgagtatggaggcgccacatagatcagataaggagacgaataactgaacaaactgagccacaggaaacaatttatgacccctccttatttgaacccacagctgaccatgacccgggggaagcgcaagacttagctgttgtcccggaggtccagcgacgccatcaggttcccgagggaaaggacagggaaaattacaaaagtaatccagggccggatggccaagaaaaagaacctgccaataatccagggccggatggcctagagaaagagctgggaggagaaaacagaccctccgaacagctcaaaacaccacccaggactgaaccgcgcaggtctgaaagaactaggagacgcccaggttatttgcgtgactacgtcgaaaaataacatgtaaataaaatgcaaatagaggcaaagtgttttctgggaggggaggagtgttatgtattcttgtatatacctttaaatatttgggcgggaaatcagcacgttgctgattggacgaagccgccggtagaactgtataaaaggagaggttttcctcccagccagttgctgggttcaccctatattaaagagctgttgtcactatcctggtctccagcctcgttacttccagaacttaacaagtcAAAACATTTTAATGAATAGTTGATGTATGATGTTGCTCACACTAGTTCAAAGCATGTGTCCAAATCATTTTTATACTATGCATATCatacaattttttaaatcatCTATCTAAACACTGAAATGTTGATGCTGAGACCTCATTTTTTATTCTCTCAATTTTAGGTTGCAAAGTAGGACGTTATGGATATGCATGTGAAGAAGAATGTACAGAATGCAGAAATTCCTTACTTTGTAACATGATGACTGGCTTTTGTGATGAGAAAATCACCTGCTTAGATAAGACCTCTCTAGAGAGTTGTTCCGGGtgtaagtggtttttttttaactcagtCATTAGGATAATATAAGCTATTAATTAATTTTCTGAGTGAAATGGCTTAAGAATACTTCTGAGGGCTTCCCTGTTTATGGTACCTTCTTAACAACAGCAGTAATATTATTATGGTATCTGACAcacatttttagaatagaatttagaatagaatttttattggccaagtgtgattggacacataaggaatttgtcttggtgcatatgctcttagtgtacataaaagaaaagatatattttctGACACACATTTTTTTATAGTGGTTTAGCCACTATATATCTACTAAAATCCACAAAATAATGCAAGTGTCAGTTACTTTCTTCCTCTACACAGGTAGCAATAGGtattagacttatacaccgcttcccagtgctttacagccctctctaagcggtttacagagtcaacattttGCCCTAAACAAACTGGGTCCAATTTGATTAGTTGATGAaataatggttataagtcgaggtttgtttgtttgcttgtataTATACTGACTATATAAAATGTTTACATcattcaagaaaaaaacatttgatttttttaattgcaagtgtgtttttgaagaaagagaaaagttcCTGTTTGCctataaacaaatattaaattcTCCTTCATCGTCTGtttatctgttatttattgtCTAATactatttggggagggggaataatatatatatagtgaaTTGTCTGAAAATTCAagctttataataaaataaatgaatgcatgATGTTAATGATGTAACTAATTGCTCGTTTGATATCAGGATTAAATTACctgttatgtttttatttttaaagcctcTGTCAGTGAGAGATGCCCAGATATGACTAAATGGCGTTACTGGAAAAGATACTGTTATTATTTTGTAAGTTCTTTTGATACATGGGAACAGGCAAATTCTTCCTGCAGTCGGTTTAGAGCTTCTGAACTTCTATGGATTGAAGACAAAGATGATTTGGTAGGATTATTACTAAATATTCTTTctgatgaatttttaaaattatcttaatGGTATGTTCCAAATACACAATTGTTTTCAGaagaataccatatttttcaaaaatctTGAAGGATTTGGTTCATATTCTACTGAAGTTAAGAACTATAGCAAGAATTTAAATGAATTAACAATTTTTAAATACTAGTCAGGGTAATATTCGTGTGGTGTATCAGCAAGCACATGCTTTCTTCcatatatttaaagaaatgtaTTGGTTTTAATGTGAAatctgaaagacaaaaaagtaacaaattaaaataattacaagAATTAGACTCCAATGGAAATTAACACAAAGCAAAACCAATAAAGGGGCGAAAGAAAGTGCATGTTGAAACAACAAATCACAGTATAGATATTGATCAGACTCTCTATAACTTTGATAAAAAGCCATATCATATCTAGAAAATGAACATTTGTTCTATCCAGAACGTTAGATTAAGGGTATACTAATATTTCCATCAGACTAATGCATTTTTATGATGCAGCCTAAGTCTAATAAATTCAAAGTTattcttatttaatttattaattaatagtattattaattttctttctcatttttatctttttctcttaATTCTGTATTAGCAGCTTTATGAACCATAAACCAAAACAGCGCTAATGCAGAACAAGACCAGATTATATGAGTCTGTGTTCTCTTCAAAGTATTATATTTCCAACATACCAAAGTAGAAACCCCACCTTTCCATATAGCTAAGAGACGAGAGGAAGCTGACCAATaaacacaaaaaagaaaatttgttGAAGTAATGGCATCTTGAGATGATAGCACATTTATATAGTTTTAGCCATTTATTTGTGAAAACAATGTTCCAGCTTGTTCCATGTTGCCTTTAAATTCCCTAAAGCTATCTAATTACAGTTTTTTAGCTATAGATATTAAGTTTGGAGATTTGGAAACCTCCAAAGCATTTTCTAGTTTAACTGGAAGCCCAGATTGTAAAGTCACAATAGGTTTCATCGGTTTAGGCAACctaattatttttgaaatattaaaaatgttaaaaagttgattaattccaatttttgctcATAAActccaaaagaaaaatataccAGCAATTTGAGGGCTAGGATTATATGTATTTGAGGGTATGCTATAGTGGCAAGTGAGCGTTACTATGTAGCTGTTTTCTGCCTTGCTCCATGACAAAATCCCTCCCTGAGCTCCTAGACTAGACTGCATAGCTCGAGGGGGTGTTGCCACAGCAGATAATGCTGGTGAACCTCAACCTCCATGCTGGTGAACCTCAACCTCCATGTAAAATtcgtaatttttaaaatgtaattataattgTACTTGGCCTAACTTACATGAACAATAACATGTTAGATCTGCTCTGAACTTGTTAAATTGAGTCTCTTCATCCCTCCAAGGGCTACTCCAAGCCTCCTTCATTGTTACATGGCAGTGTTCCTAGGTGAAACAAGTGAAAAACATTGAGGGTGCATTTCAAAATATATGAAATCCCTGCAGGATCACTCAagacacagaatagaataaaagaaaaacagcatGGGAGTGGACTTTGGATACCTTTTaattcaatcccctgctcaagcaggagaccatacaccatttcaacaagtggttgtccgatctcttcttaatcaTTCCAGTTGTCTCATTAAAGCAAGAAAGTTCATACGGTTTATCAAGTAGAAACACCTGGAAACATTTTGTAGGCAAATGATCACTTTAGTAATAATGTCAATGACTTCATTTCATGTTATGTAAGAGAAGGCATTGGTAATCCTGTAtctttcaaaaaaaacccaaaaaaaacccccgatggatagacaaaataaaatgataaatgattcagtgctcctagatcaggggtgtccaaacttggtccctttaagacttttggacttcaactcccagagttcctcagccagctttgctggctgagggactctgggagttgaagtccaaaagtcttaaagggaccaagtttggacacccctgtcctagattgtACGATACTCAACATGCTACTGAGAAAGAATTGAAAATCTTTCAGTGCACTGACGGTCTTTATGATGTGGCTAGTTGAAAACCTTTTACATATGTAGTTGCCAATGTTGtcatgcaggaaaagaaaattcAGAGTATTGTAGTGGCACATGGCAAATAAGAAGCATGAAAATTGGAAATCAACTGCACATCGACATCTTAATATCAGCAAATTGAAATGGACTGGAATTTACATGAAAAAGCATCATTTTATTTACTAAGAACACATATAAAAGATGGAGTGGTGCTTCTGAAGGACATAGCAAGGACAGTACtatgagccttggtggcgcagtggttagagtgcagtacgcaggctacttctgctaactgtcgGCTACCTGCaatttcaaatcccaccaggctcaaagttgactcagccttccatccttccgaggtgggtaaaatgatgacccagattgttgggggcaatatgctgactctaaatcgcttagagagggctgtaaagcactgtaaagcagtataaaattctaagtgctattgctattgctacttgagTATAGTACAATCAGTGACTTTCTGGGCAACCTTTTAATATTATGTTAATCCAGATTGGTATTCTTACCATTGATGCAGAAGAAGAGATTGATGAGTTTTATTATCAACTTTAGTCTGAAATCAACAGAACCTGCAAGACAAGCAGGAATAAACATGGACTTTATAGATGAAGTACAGATAAATCAGATTGGTTATATTGTTAGTACAAGATAATGAAACACTGTAGTTCAATTATTACAGCAGAAACATGATCATAGACTGACTAAAATAGAACACAAACAGTTCATGGACAAGTTCCAAGtcaagttaaaaaggaagaagaaagccaGCCATTTCCCATGGTATAGTTTTGAGCTCCACCATTTTTGTGAAGAACTTCAGGAATTTTTGAAGTCTTCTAAATCTCTAGATttagtggtacctggctcaacagaaaTGTGAGAAgcatcttggaatcctagtggacaatcacttaaatatgagccagcagtgtgccacagctgccaaaaaaaacctaacacatttctagactgcattaacagagagatagaatcaagatcatgtgaagtgtttgtaccactttataatgccttggtaacgtCACAGTtgcaatattgcatccagtttcggtcacTCCAATAAAAAAAGTCACCCTCTgcattctagaaagaatgcagagaagatatTTAAGGTACAGGAGACTGAAACAGTGTcctacgaagaacagttgcaggaaatgggcgtgcccagtttaatgaaaagaaggcgtAAAGGTGAAAGGATAGCAGTGTCTCAATATCTAAGggaatgccacaaagaagagtggtcaacctattctccaaagcacctgaaggcagaacaagaaacaatggatagaaactaatcaaggagagaaacaacttggaattaaggagaaagttcctaacagtgagaacaattaaccagtggaacagcttgccttcagaagttgtaagtgtttcatcattggaggcttttaagaagagtgtggacagccatttgtctgaaattgtacatGGTCttttgcttgagtagggggtgggactagaagatctccaaagtcccttccagctatgttctgattgattgattgaaaaagTGGGAAGGCGGGGAGAAAAGCAGAGTAAGCTAATGGACTCTTGGTAGAGCTTGTTCAAACTATGGTAAGAAACTTTCCAGCTATTCCACCTAGTAAAAATTGTAAATAtgaacagtttttttctttttgataccAGCTGAGCAAATCTGTCTACAGTTTTCAGGTCAGAGAATTTCTTAATGCTGGAATCTAGAGATAAATATTAAAGCTggataaagaaaataaatgttcatTTCTTTGGCTTTGCTGCTAAACATTCCTCACTTAATGTGTTTTATGGAACTATCTGAAGGGGTAGTATATGCCTTCAGGTAAGTCTTGAGTCCTGGTGACTGCCAGGACAAATCCTTACAGTTCAGTTGGAAAACATTTGTCATTCATCCTGAAGAGGTTGAAAGAGAGCAACTGGTTCAAAGTTGCCCAGCGTTTTGCTTAAGGGCAGAACCAATGCTCACAGTTTTACTGTCTTTAGCTAGATgtctttaaccactacactaccCTGGCTGTCATCTGAGGGATAGAATGAAGAAAATCATCTTTCTTATTTCAAAGATGATTATTTGATTGTATCATCAGTCTATTGTGATCACATAGATACTAATCATGATGATCTGCCCCAAATCTGCTCTTTCAAAGGTACACCGTAACTGAATCTATCCACCTTatccatcctcttctctttcttttcacctTTCCTAACATTATATCTTGTTTATATAGTTAGGTTTTTGCATATGtctaagtaggataatttgagactGATAATTTGTGCCTCCAATGAGAATTCTGGGTTGATTGTTCAACGATACAGGTGTTTGTTTTCATGTCTATCTGAGGTATTGTCTAAAGTCTCAAATTTCAAAAGTGTAAATTCTGTTCCTATcatggttgatcctaaaaggtAGAAGCAATCCACTACTTTAGTATCTTCATTGTTGATTCTGAGGCTCATAGTTCTACCTattgtcattagtttggtcttttttatatttaattttacattttttccacCCTGCTCCTCAACTTTTATTATTGGACCTTGAagatcctttgcattttcaaGTATCAGGACAGTGGTGTGTCTTCTTCCAATTTTAAAAGCATAATCATTTTCTTTCAGTTCAGTTTCCCTtaatatatatattcagcatatatgGTATTTTTCCATCTATAAGATGCCCCATGTATAAGACGCCCCACACTTCTCTTACCCAAAATTCAGAA
This genomic window from Ahaetulla prasina isolate Xishuangbanna chromosome 2, ASM2864084v1, whole genome shotgun sequence contains:
- the LOC131190532 gene encoding LOW QUALITY PROTEIN: uncharacterized protein LOC131190532 (The sequence of the model RefSeq protein was modified relative to this genomic sequence to represent the inferred CDS: deleted 1 base in 1 codon), whose amino-acid sequence is MALNGHRIAPASPPYHPANWILDLPLDNFWIGLNNLEETQSFSWSEGTRTNASSWFQLSNPVQPNTCVKVSKHSLVAVSCDTNAHWICQRSAVAERYQEHKGKVLLSPKGSMSQVHTDLISAKIACMELREQCTGITTWNNAYALARGTVLLKSKEKQSVAYVKSDCSLGYFGMNCSSVCNRCYGDELCNPYTGDCDVFHSCRSQDSPAVCEQDLGIVTNQDRYRPPLAGTMLLNYEKAKYKRVDLFDLYTDKFLSGPLDPKFYTTLSTAVLDCLSDANCSGIVQDSRFFRRTRGIDEITASDENVFTYKKRECSLGYYGNNCGFHCKKCHGGFKCNSITGKCPERLYCHGQFKGELCELGLKNPKCPHNAPWWYFDGHCYYFEKEKKGDFAWAEKRCSYYKDSFLVWISNEKEKEDVFKDCLGKYKGTPISFNLDPQVAPIRLKARRVPFALKPKIDKELDKLINQGILVPVDHAKRRQVFAKLDLAQAYQQLPVDARTAEAQTIVTHRGAFKCTRLQFGVNKKGIHPTESKVKAIRKAPAPKNKAELQAFLGLVNFYAVFLKNKATVAEPLHRLLGKNTVWSWGKSEHRAFEAVKNLLSSDSLLIQYHNSLPLMLVCDASPYGVGAVLSHRLPNGTEAPIAFYSRTMSAPERNYSQLDKETLAIVSGVKKFHEYVFGRDFEIVTDHRPLIGILAGDRPTPVALSPRLTRWTIFLAAYSYKLQHRPGKEVGHADALSRCPLPGAVEDPTPGTPILLIDSLDSGPVTSKEVARASYRDIMLRTVLGWVQRGWPAAPGERFKEFVKKRDELSAQGGCLLWGDRVVIPDKLRGKVLDLLHEGHPGIVRMKGLARSYVWWPLMDSEIAERVGKCQACQESRPLPPTAPVREWEKPQGPWSRIHIDFAGPFHGQTFLVVVDAFSKWLEIILMKSTTAEAVIATLRHLFATHGLPDTLVSDNGPQFTAAQFEEYLAEEGIRHALSAPFHPASNGLAERSVRSAKEALSRLKPGDWQTKIDFFLAVQHRTPSTATGRSPAELLMGRKLRCPLDRLSPHYTPEGYKGEIDKTREFDIGDRVWARNYRDGPSWFAGQIIKTTGPKSYLVELQDNRVWRRHIVAIASVSERCPDMTKWRYWKRYCYYFVSSFDTWEQANSSCSRFRASELLWIEDKDDLVWLQEMIKQPTWVGLKWHEEIKEWLWGDGTSTNTSRKWLKIQGNTLDSCGTLIQRSLVLRSIKCENKLNFICKRKEDVNIFEKYEGHIIPQREMVLPKSFSNLRSAEEECIFEKTICTGVVFSQKHYHMENTMSVVDLLARKPHCDSG